A region of Streptomyces cinnamoneus DNA encodes the following proteins:
- a CDS encoding GlsB/YeaQ/YmgE family stress response membrane protein yields MNWLWAIIVGLVLGLIAKAILPGKQQVPLWLTIILGLIGALLGNWAASALGVEHTKGIDWIRHLLQLAGAVVLVALGDRLWVGMRGRRHRVT; encoded by the coding sequence ATGAACTGGCTGTGGGCCATCATCGTCGGACTGGTCCTGGGACTGATCGCCAAGGCGATCCTGCCGGGCAAGCAGCAGGTCCCGCTCTGGCTGACGATCATCCTGGGCCTGATCGGCGCGCTGCTCGGCAACTGGGCGGCCAGCGCGCTGGGCGTCGAGCACACCAAGGGCATCGACTGGATCCGCCACCTGCTCCAGCTGGCCGGCGCGGTCGTACTGGTCGCCCTCGGCGACCGGCTGTGGGTCGGGATGCGGGGCAGGCGGCACAGGGTCACCTGA
- the moaA gene encoding GTP 3',8-cyclase MoaA produces the protein MLIDTYGRVATDLRVSLTDRCNLRCTYCMPEEGLQWLAKPDLLTDDEIVRLIGVAVTALGVTEVRFTGGEPLLRPGLVGIVERCAALTPRPRLSLTTNGIGLARTARALKDAGLDRVNVSLDTLRPEVFATLTRRRRHQDVLDGLAAAHAAGLTPVKVNAVLMPGHNDDEAPDLLAWAVEAGYELRFIEQMPLDAQHGWKREGMITAEEILASLRTRFTLTPEGEDERGSAPAERWLVDGGTARVGVIGSVTRPFCGSCDRTRLTADGQVRTCLFATEESDLRAALRAGADDEEIAALWRRAMWGKKAGSGLDDPAFLQPSRPMSAIGG, from the coding sequence GTGCTCATCGACACCTACGGTCGCGTCGCCACCGACCTGCGCGTCTCCCTGACCGACCGCTGCAACCTCCGCTGCACCTACTGCATGCCGGAGGAGGGCCTGCAGTGGCTCGCCAAACCGGACCTGCTCACCGACGACGAGATCGTCCGTCTGATCGGCGTCGCCGTCACCGCCCTCGGCGTCACCGAGGTCCGCTTCACCGGCGGCGAGCCCCTGCTGCGCCCCGGACTCGTCGGCATCGTCGAGCGCTGCGCGGCCCTCACCCCCCGGCCCCGGCTCTCCCTGACCACCAACGGCATAGGCCTGGCCCGCACCGCGCGGGCCCTGAAGGACGCGGGCCTGGACCGCGTCAACGTCTCCCTCGACACGCTGCGCCCCGAGGTCTTCGCCACCCTGACCCGCCGCAGGCGCCACCAGGACGTCCTCGACGGGCTGGCCGCCGCCCACGCCGCCGGGCTCACCCCCGTCAAGGTCAACGCCGTGCTGATGCCCGGGCACAACGACGACGAGGCCCCCGACCTGCTCGCCTGGGCCGTGGAGGCGGGCTACGAACTGCGCTTCATCGAGCAGATGCCGCTCGACGCCCAGCACGGCTGGAAGCGCGAGGGCATGATCACCGCCGAGGAGATCCTGGCGAGCCTGCGCACCCGCTTCACCCTCACCCCCGAGGGCGAGGACGAGCGCGGCTCCGCCCCCGCCGAGCGCTGGCTGGTCGACGGCGGCACCGCCCGGGTGGGCGTCATCGGCTCGGTCACCCGCCCCTTCTGCGGGTCCTGCGACCGGACGCGGCTGACGGCCGACGGGCAGGTGCGCACGTGCCTGTTCGCCACCGAGGAGTCGGACCTGCGCGCGGCCCTACGCGCGGGCGCGGACGACGAGGAGATCGCCGCCCTGTGGCGGCGGGCCATGTGGGGCAAGAAGGCCGGCTCGGGGCTGGACGACCCGGCGTTCCTCCAGCCCAGCCGGCCGATGTCAGCGATCGGAGGCTGA
- a CDS encoding lysoplasmalogenase produces the protein MRRSAASRAARAAFAVAAATHLTALAAGATVLALATKPLLMPLLAVHVLTRGGPRLLAVALLFGCGGDVLLQCGGDALFRAGMGSFAAGHVCYLVLFARHGSPGGARTHRLAAGYAAAWLGTVTLLWPDLDADLRLPVAGYSLLLTAMALGATRARLWTAAGGALFLLSDTLIATGLAGWPQAPVPQFWVMLTYLAAQCLLAYGVRRCDGESGGTGLQPPGPSSDRRPAGRTSRSRQFLTAARASTMPKP, from the coding sequence GTGAGGCGGTCCGCGGCGAGCCGTGCGGCGCGCGCGGCCTTCGCCGTCGCGGCCGCCACGCACCTGACCGCGCTCGCCGCCGGGGCCACCGTCCTCGCCCTCGCCACCAAACCGCTGCTGATGCCGCTGCTGGCGGTGCACGTCCTCACGCGGGGCGGACCGCGGCTGCTGGCGGTGGCGCTGCTCTTCGGCTGCGGGGGCGACGTGCTGTTGCAGTGCGGCGGGGACGCGCTCTTCCGCGCCGGCATGGGGTCGTTCGCCGCCGGGCACGTGTGCTACCTGGTGCTGTTCGCCCGGCACGGCAGCCCGGGCGGCGCCCGCACCCACCGGCTCGCGGCCGGGTACGCCGCCGCCTGGCTGGGGACCGTCACCCTGCTGTGGCCGGACCTCGACGCGGACCTGCGGCTGCCCGTCGCCGGCTACAGCCTGCTGCTGACCGCCATGGCGCTCGGCGCGACGCGGGCCCGGCTGTGGACCGCCGCGGGCGGGGCGCTGTTCCTGCTGTCGGACACGCTCATCGCCACCGGTCTGGCCGGATGGCCGCAGGCACCGGTCCCGCAGTTCTGGGTCATGCTCACCTACCTGGCCGCGCAGTGTCTGCTGGCGTACGGGGTGCGCAGGTGCGACGGTGAAAGCGGAGGGACCGGGCTGCAGCCACCCGGCCCCTCCTCCGACCGGCGTCCGGCAGGCCGGACGTCCCGCTCGCGTCAGTTCTTGACGGCCGCCAGGGCGTCGACGATGCCGAAGCCGTAG
- a CDS encoding sterol desaturase family protein, which yields MPHLPDVVLWSVPAFVLLTVLELASYRLHPDDRLEGYEAKDAATSVGMGLGSLVFDALWKIPIVAVYTALYELTPLRVPVLWWTLPLMLLAQDFFYYWSHRGHHVVRVLWACHVVHHSSRKFNLTTALRQPWTSLTVWPFYVPMVLLGVHPAAVAFCSSVNLVYQFWVHTERIGTLPRPVEYVLNTPSHHRVHHASQGGYLDRNFGGILILWDRAFGSFVAEGERPVYGLTKNIATYNPLRVATHEYAALARDLRAARSWRERAGRVFRGPGWQPAGGGGASGAAAGGAGRASAGLPERVA from the coding sequence ATGCCGCACCTTCCCGATGTCGTGTTGTGGTCCGTGCCCGCCTTCGTCCTGCTCACCGTGCTGGAGCTGGCGAGCTACCGTCTGCACCCCGACGACCGCCTGGAGGGCTACGAGGCCAAGGACGCGGCGACCAGCGTCGGCATGGGGCTGGGCAGTCTCGTCTTCGACGCCCTCTGGAAGATCCCGATCGTCGCGGTCTACACCGCCCTCTACGAGCTGACCCCCCTGCGCGTGCCCGTCCTGTGGTGGACGCTGCCGCTGATGCTCCTCGCGCAGGACTTCTTCTACTACTGGTCGCACCGGGGGCACCACGTCGTGCGCGTCCTGTGGGCGTGCCACGTGGTGCACCACTCCAGCCGCAAGTTCAACCTGACCACCGCGCTGCGCCAGCCGTGGACCTCCCTGACCGTCTGGCCGTTCTACGTGCCGATGGTGCTCCTCGGGGTGCATCCGGCGGCGGTGGCGTTCTGCTCCTCGGTCAACCTCGTCTACCAGTTCTGGGTGCACACCGAGCGGATCGGCACGCTGCCGAGGCCCGTGGAGTACGTCCTGAACACCCCCTCCCACCACCGCGTCCACCACGCCTCCCAGGGTGGCTACCTGGACCGCAACTTCGGCGGCATCCTGATCCTCTGGGACCGGGCCTTCGGGTCGTTCGTGGCGGAGGGGGAACGTCCCGTCTACGGGCTGACCAAGAACATCGCGACCTACAACCCGCTGCGCGTGGCCACCCACGAGTACGCGGCCCTCGCACGCGACCTGCGGGCCGCGAGGAGCTGGCGCGAGCGGGCCGGGCGGGTCTTCAGGGGGCCCGGCTGGCAGCCGGCCGGGGGCGGCGGGGCGTCCGGTGCCGCGGCGGGCGGAGCGGGCCGGGCTTCCGCCGGCCTGCCCGAGCGGGTCGCGTGA
- a CDS encoding S8 family peptidase produces the protein MAHLRSRRRHALLAAPIGLALTASLGFLPGTASAAAPGTGTKAAVTADGPLLSYVVNTGTDRATLAKVKKAVGQAGGTIVASYDRIGVIVAHSKNPAFGTTLRAVPGVQSAGATRTAPLKSAATTDYGKPEKLKLDKAGALAAARSAADGKEPLEGLQWDLGAIGADQAAKVNPGSKKVTVAVIDTGVDDTHPDLAPNFSASQSASCVTGKADTTPGAWRPNDPAEDYHGTHVAGTIAAARNGSGVAGVAPGVKVSGIRVSTPDKNSFFYAESVVCAFVFAADHGVSVTNNSYFVDPWMFNCPDNADQKAIADAVGRAAKYAEGKGIVNVASAGNSNFDLAAKEIADGGSPNDTTPQPRKIDPKQCLDVPAQLPGVVTVSATGVKSQKSFYSNYGLNAVDVAAPGGDSLQVPELPAKDGRILSTMPGGDWAYLQGTSMAGPHVAGVAALMKSAHPKSSPQEIQWLLKAQAKNPGCPTAAYDPDGTGKYKAACTGTQHVNSFYGFGIVDALAAVKN, from the coding sequence ATGGCTCATCTGCGTTCCAGACGGCGGCACGCCCTGCTGGCGGCCCCGATCGGACTGGCGCTCACGGCGTCCCTCGGTTTCCTGCCCGGCACCGCCTCGGCGGCGGCGCCCGGCACGGGAACGAAGGCGGCCGTCACGGCGGACGGACCCCTGCTGTCGTACGTGGTGAACACCGGCACCGACCGCGCCACGCTCGCCAAGGTGAAGAAGGCCGTCGGCCAGGCCGGTGGAACCATCGTGGCCTCCTACGACCGCATAGGCGTCATCGTCGCGCACTCGAAGAACCCCGCCTTCGGCACGACGCTGCGCGCGGTGCCGGGCGTGCAGTCGGCGGGTGCGACCCGCACCGCGCCGCTCAAGTCGGCTGCCACCACCGACTACGGCAAGCCGGAGAAGCTCAAGCTCGACAAGGCCGGCGCCCTGGCCGCCGCCCGCTCGGCCGCCGACGGCAAGGAGCCCCTGGAGGGCCTCCAGTGGGACCTCGGGGCGATAGGCGCCGACCAGGCCGCCAAGGTCAACCCCGGCAGCAAGAAGGTCACCGTCGCCGTCATCGACACCGGCGTGGACGACACCCACCCCGACCTCGCCCCCAACTTCTCGGCGAGCCAGTCGGCGAGCTGCGTGACGGGCAAGGCCGACACGACCCCCGGCGCCTGGCGGCCCAACGACCCGGCCGAGGACTACCACGGCACCCACGTGGCCGGCACCATAGCCGCGGCCCGCAACGGCTCCGGCGTCGCCGGCGTGGCCCCGGGCGTGAAGGTCTCCGGCATCAGGGTGAGCACCCCCGACAAGAACTCCTTCTTCTACGCGGAGAGCGTGGTCTGCGCGTTCGTCTTCGCCGCCGACCACGGCGTCTCGGTGACGAACAACAGCTACTTCGTCGACCCGTGGATGTTCAACTGCCCTGACAACGCGGACCAGAAGGCGATAGCCGACGCGGTCGGCCGGGCCGCGAAGTACGCCGAGGGCAAGGGCATCGTCAACGTCGCCTCGGCCGGCAACTCCAACTTCGACCTGGCGGCCAAGGAGATAGCCGACGGCGGCAGCCCGAACGACACCACGCCGCAGCCCCGCAAGATCGACCCCAAGCAGTGCCTGGACGTCCCCGCCCAGCTGCCCGGCGTCGTGACCGTCTCCGCCACGGGCGTGAAGTCGCAGAAGTCCTTCTACTCCAACTACGGCCTGAACGCCGTGGACGTCGCGGCCCCCGGCGGCGACTCCCTCCAGGTGCCCGAGCTGCCCGCCAAGGACGGCCGGATCCTCTCCACCATGCCGGGCGGCGACTGGGCCTACCTCCAGGGCACGTCGATGGCCGGTCCGCACGTGGCGGGCGTGGCGGCGCTGATGAAGAGCGCCCACCCCAAGTCCAGCCCGCAGGAGATCCAGTGGCTCCTGAAGGCCCAGGCGAAGAACCCCGGCTGCCCGACCGCGGCCTACGACCCGGACGGCACCGGTAAGTACAAGGCCGCCTGCACCGGTACCCAGCACGTCAACAGCTTCTACGGCTTCGGCATCGTCGACGCCCTGGCGGCCGTCAAGAACTGA
- a CDS encoding DUF485 domain-containing protein — MPAQPERFTEAQESAEFAELRRAHRSFAFPLTVAFVTWYLLYVLLSNYAGAFMDTTVAGNINVALVLGLAQFLTTFLIAWWYARHAAANTDPKAEALKARMEAGE, encoded by the coding sequence ATCCCCGCTCAGCCCGAACGATTCACCGAGGCCCAGGAGAGCGCCGAGTTCGCCGAACTGCGCCGGGCCCACCGCTCCTTCGCCTTCCCCCTCACCGTCGCCTTCGTCACCTGGTACCTCCTGTACGTCCTGCTCTCCAACTACGCGGGCGCGTTCATGGACACCACCGTCGCCGGCAACATCAACGTCGCCTTGGTCCTCGGCCTCGCCCAGTTCCTCACCACCTTCCTGATCGCCTGGTGGTACGCACGGCACGCCGCGGCGAACACCGACCCGAAGGCCGAGGCCCTCAAGGCCCGTATGGAGGCGGGGGAATGA
- a CDS encoding DUF3099 domain-containing protein, whose product MRKLGGTEVFRITGARQGLEEDVRGRQRRYVISMGVRTLSVVLTVILWNIERYVAVGTLVLGALLPYVAVVIANAGRENAPSLPGTFVPAPTRPVLTAGPAGGVAEPVPEAAPDAEGPARPDQGPDHD is encoded by the coding sequence ATGCGGAAGCTGGGCGGTACGGAGGTCTTCCGGATCACCGGGGCCCGGCAGGGCCTGGAGGAGGACGTGCGCGGGCGCCAGCGCCGGTACGTCATCTCGATGGGCGTCCGCACCCTGTCCGTGGTGCTCACCGTGATCCTGTGGAACATCGAGCGTTACGTGGCGGTGGGCACTCTCGTCCTCGGCGCGCTCCTGCCGTACGTGGCCGTCGTGATAGCCAACGCGGGCCGGGAGAACGCCCCTTCACTGCCCGGTACGTTCGTCCCCGCGCCCACCCGCCCGGTGCTGACGGCCGGCCCCGCGGGCGGCGTGGCGGAACCCGTCCCGGAAGCGGCCCCGGACGCCGAGGGCCCCGCGCGGCCCGATCAGGGACCTGACCACGACTGA
- the tyrS gene encoding tyrosine--tRNA ligase — protein sequence MTRLGDSVARASALLAQDLSTDSTVEQLLTETKARRYLDLTDLSAKEQAELIAARTVEVLPAVSKLAERIDARRAEGKGLSIKLGIDPTAADVHLGHAVPVIILSRFQRMGHDVTLLIGDFTAKIGDPTGRTAERPPLTDEDIAANLAGYRDQVRPFFDFEKVTFVQNSEWLAPYTFPKLLGLLSQVPVSQLLQREDFRNRLASGSGLTMSELLYPIAQGLDSVALDCDVELGGADQLLNLQMGRKLMEVHGQKPQLVVTMPLIEGTDGTGAKMSKSKGNYVGLSAPADDVFGKIMSVPDRLMEPYLKAWTEWTDAEIALALARIEEKALHPMDLKKVLAGEVVAALYGVEAAMAARAGFVAQFSKKSFSDVETPVVELAEHGEEPATAVLSKVLGFQPSASAARRVAKQNGLRLVFQTAGEQEAVVLAEADAIRPLGEVARELLAGREVSGVYLKAGRKIAELRGL from the coding sequence ATGACACGCCTCGGCGACTCCGTCGCGCGCGCCAGCGCCCTGCTGGCGCAGGACCTCTCCACCGACTCGACCGTGGAGCAGCTGCTCACGGAGACGAAGGCGAGGCGCTATCTGGACCTGACGGACCTGTCGGCGAAGGAACAGGCCGAGCTGATCGCCGCCCGCACGGTCGAGGTCCTGCCCGCGGTGAGCAAGCTCGCCGAGCGCATCGACGCGCGCCGCGCCGAGGGCAAGGGCCTGAGCATCAAGCTGGGCATCGACCCGACGGCCGCCGACGTCCACCTCGGCCACGCGGTCCCGGTGATCATCCTCAGCCGCTTCCAGCGCATGGGCCACGACGTCACGCTCCTCATCGGCGACTTCACGGCCAAGATCGGCGACCCGACGGGCCGTACGGCGGAGCGCCCGCCGCTGACCGACGAGGACATCGCGGCGAACCTCGCGGGCTACCGCGACCAGGTGCGCCCGTTCTTCGACTTCGAGAAGGTCACCTTCGTACAGAACAGCGAGTGGCTGGCGCCGTACACCTTCCCGAAGCTGCTCGGTCTGCTCTCGCAGGTGCCGGTCTCGCAGCTGCTCCAGCGCGAGGACTTCCGCAACCGCCTCGCCTCGGGCTCGGGCCTGACGATGTCGGAGCTGCTGTACCCGATCGCCCAGGGCCTGGACTCCGTGGCCCTGGACTGCGACGTGGAGCTGGGCGGCGCCGACCAGCTGCTCAACCTCCAGATGGGCCGCAAGCTAATGGAGGTGCACGGCCAGAAGCCGCAGCTCGTCGTCACCATGCCGCTCATCGAGGGCACGGACGGCACCGGCGCCAAGATGTCCAAGTCCAAGGGCAACTACGTGGGCCTCTCGGCGCCCGCCGACGACGTCTTCGGCAAGATCATGTCCGTGCCGGACCGTCTGATGGAGCCGTACCTGAAGGCCTGGACGGAGTGGACGGACGCCGAGATCGCGCTGGCCCTGGCCCGGATCGAGGAGAAGGCGCTGCACCCGATGGACCTGAAGAAGGTCCTCGCGGGCGAGGTCGTCGCCGCGCTGTACGGCGTGGAGGCGGCGATGGCGGCGCGCGCCGGGTTCGTCGCGCAGTTCTCGAAGAAGAGCTTCTCCGACGTCGAGACGCCGGTGGTGGAGCTGGCCGAGCACGGTGAGGAGCCGGCCACGGCCGTCCTCAGCAAGGTCCTCGGCTTCCAGCCCAGCGCCTCGGCCGCCCGCCGGGTCGCCAAGCAGAACGGCCTGCGGCTGGTCTTCCAGACGGCGGGCGAGCAGGAGGCCGTGGTGCTGGCCGAGGCCGACGCCATCCGCCCGCTGGGCGAGGTGGCCCGGGAGCTGCTGGCCGGGCGTGAGGTGAGCGGCGTCTACCTCAAGGCCGGCCGCAAGATCGCCGAGCTGCGCGGCCTGTAG
- a CDS encoding solute symporter family protein: MTASSTTVLAAAGGAGDHRTLIVTLFSVFVAVTLGITVWAGRQTKDATDFYAGGRSFTAFQNGLAISGDYMSAASFLGIAGAISLFGYDGFLYSIGFLVAWLVALLLVAEPLRNSGRFTMADVLAYRLKQRPVRTAAGTSTIVVSIFYLLAQMIGAGALVSLLLGASGEGSRRWIIVLVGLVMVLYVTIGGMKGTTWVQIVKAVLLILGTLLITFLVLTKFDWNVSTLLGRAAEESGKGRAFLEPGLQYGKDGTSKLNFVSLGIALVLGTAGLPHILIRFYTVPTAKAARKSVNWAIGIIGTFYLMTIALGFGAAALVGSKAITASDPSGNTAAPLLAQEVGGGSGSTGGAILLAVISAVAFATILAVVAGLTLASSASFAHDLWANVIRKGRTSEKEEVLTAKCAAVVIGGVAIGLSIFAHRLNAAAVVALAFAVAASANLPTILYSLFWKRFTTRGALWSIYGGLVSSVTLVIFSPVVSGNPKALFPGMSFDYFPLGNPGLVSIPLGFLLGWAGSLLSAPAPDQEQKYAELEVRSLTGYGAH, translated from the coding sequence ATGACCGCGAGCAGCACCACCGTCCTGGCCGCCGCCGGCGGCGCGGGGGACCACCGCACCCTGATCGTCACTCTCTTCTCGGTCTTCGTCGCCGTGACCCTCGGCATCACGGTCTGGGCCGGCCGGCAGACCAAGGACGCCACGGACTTCTACGCCGGCGGGCGTTCGTTCACCGCCTTCCAGAACGGCCTGGCCATCTCCGGCGACTACATGTCCGCCGCGTCGTTCCTCGGCATCGCCGGCGCCATCTCCCTGTTCGGCTACGACGGTTTCCTCTACTCCATCGGCTTCCTCGTCGCCTGGCTGGTCGCCCTGCTGCTCGTCGCCGAGCCGCTGCGCAACTCCGGCCGCTTCACCATGGCCGACGTCCTGGCCTACCGGCTGAAGCAGCGGCCCGTCCGCACCGCCGCGGGAACCTCCACCATCGTCGTGTCGATCTTCTACCTCCTCGCCCAGATGATCGGCGCGGGCGCGCTGGTCTCCCTGCTGCTCGGGGCGAGCGGTGAGGGCTCACGGCGGTGGATCATCGTCCTGGTCGGCCTGGTGATGGTGCTGTACGTGACCATCGGCGGCATGAAGGGCACCACCTGGGTGCAGATCGTCAAGGCCGTCCTGCTCATCCTGGGGACCCTGCTGATCACCTTCCTGGTGCTCACCAAGTTCGACTGGAACGTCTCCACGCTCCTCGGCCGCGCCGCCGAGGAGAGCGGCAAGGGCAGGGCCTTCCTGGAACCCGGGCTCCAGTACGGCAAGGACGGCACCTCCAAGCTCAACTTCGTCTCGCTCGGCATCGCGCTCGTCCTCGGCACGGCCGGGCTGCCGCACATCCTCATCCGCTTCTACACCGTGCCGACGGCCAAGGCCGCCCGCAAGTCGGTCAACTGGGCGATCGGGATCATCGGCACCTTCTACCTGATGACCATCGCCCTGGGCTTCGGCGCCGCCGCCCTGGTCGGCTCCAAGGCGATCACCGCCTCGGACCCCTCCGGCAACACCGCCGCGCCGCTGCTCGCCCAGGAGGTCGGCGGGGGGTCCGGCTCCACGGGCGGGGCGATCCTGCTCGCCGTGATCTCGGCCGTCGCGTTCGCGACGATCCTCGCCGTGGTCGCGGGGCTGACCCTGGCCTCCTCGGCGTCCTTCGCCCACGACCTGTGGGCCAACGTCATCCGCAAGGGCAGGACGAGCGAGAAGGAGGAGGTCCTCACCGCCAAGTGCGCGGCCGTCGTCATCGGCGGCGTCGCCATCGGCCTGAGCATCTTCGCCCACCGGCTCAACGCGGCCGCCGTGGTGGCCCTGGCCTTCGCCGTGGCCGCCTCGGCGAACCTCCCGACGATCCTCTACAGCCTCTTCTGGAAGCGCTTCACCACCCGGGGCGCCCTGTGGTCGATCTACGGCGGGCTGGTCTCGTCCGTGACCCTGGTGATCTTCTCCCCGGTGGTCTCCGGCAACCCCAAGGCCCTCTTCCCCGGGATGAGCTTCGACTACTTCCCGCTCGGCAACCCGGGCCTGGTCTCCATCCCGCTGGGCTTCCTGCTCGGCTGGGCCGGCTCGCTGCTCTCCGCGCCCGCGCCCGATCAGGAGCAGAAGTACGCGGAGCTGGAGGTCCGCTCCCTGACCGGATACGGCGCGCACTGA